The proteins below come from a single Panicum hallii strain FIL2 chromosome 7, PHallii_v3.1, whole genome shotgun sequence genomic window:
- the LOC112901284 gene encoding E3 ubiquitin-protein ligase PUB23-like: protein MERSPAPAPVEVPKFFVCPISLEVMRDPVTLSSGITYDRDSIERWVFTDGHGDCPVTKLPLGAGDQEPTPNHTLRRLIQAWCAAHAVERFPTPRPPVDADRVAAVVDAGRKGGRPEELAALRDLADIICESDRNRRCVEGAPGAVEFLVSVVKKHAASTSSAKPSGGSREESAHDVQESAHDVLESSKGTSPEEAALSMLHSLKLSEETLKRILESSDDLVDTLASVLRWPSHRARTYGMHLLKAALAAVQPSRLSSASAELIEGVVRVAVDRALPPKAVKLALHVLCRLCPWGRNRIKAVEAGAMAALVELLLNEGCGGSTTGGKRAGELAAVAIDHLCGCAEGRQELVAHPAGLAAVARAATRLSPTGTESAVRALHAVARHSATPAVLQEMLAVGVVARLLYLVQAGAAGERPRERAREMLKMHARVWRGSPCLASHLASSYPC, encoded by the coding sequence ATGGAgcggtcgccggcgccggcgccggtggaGGTGCCCAAGTTCTTCGTGTGCCCGATCTCGCTGGAGGTCATGCGGGACCCGGTCACGCTGTCGTCGGGGATCACCTACGACCGGGACAGCATCGAGCGCTGGGTGTTCACCGACGGCCACGGCGACTGCCCCGTCACCAAGCTCCCGCTGGGCGCCGGCGACCAGGAGCCCACGCCCAACCACACGCTGCGGCGGCTCATCCAGGCCTGGTGCGCCGCGCACGCCGTCGAGCGCTTCCCCACCCCGCGCCCGCCCGTCGACGCCGACCGCGTCGCCGCGGTAGTGGACGCGGGGAGGAAGGGCGGCCGGCCCGAGGAGCTGGCCGCGCTCAGGGACCTCGCGGACATCATCTGCGAGAGCGACCGCAACCGGCGCTGCGTCGAGGGCGCGCCCGGCGCGGTGGAGTTCCTCGTGTCCGTCGTCAAGAAGCATGCCGCGAGCACGTCGTCGGCCAAGCCTTCGGGCGGATCCCGAGAGGAATCGGCGCACGATGTGCAGGAATCGGCGCACGATGTGCTGGAATCGTCCAAGGGAACCTCGCCGGAGGAGGCGGCCCTGAGCATGCTGCATTCGCTCAAGCTCTCGGAGGAGACGCTGAAGAGAATCCTGGAGAGCAGCGACGATCTCGTGGACACCCTAGCGTCCGTGCTGCGGTGGCCGAGCCACCGGGCGCGCACGTACGGGATGCACCTGCtgaaggcggcgctggcggcggtgCAGCCCTCGCGGCTGAGCTCGGCGAGCGCCGAGCTGATCGAGGGAGTGGTGCGGGTGGCGGTGGACAGGGCGCTGCCGCCGAAGGCCGTCAAGCTGGCTCTCCACGTGCTCTGCCGGCTCTGCCCGTGGGGCCGGAACCGCATCaaggcggtggaggccggcgccatggcggcgctcgtggagctGCTCCTCAACGAGGGGTGCGGCGGCAGCACTACCGGCGGCAagcgggcgggcgagctcgCGGCGGTGGCGATCGACCATCTGTGCGGCTGCGCGGAGGGGCGGCAGGAGCTGGTGGCGCACCCGGCGGGGCTGGCGGCCGTGGCGCGGGCGGCGACGCGGCTGTCCCCCACGGGCACCGAGAGCGCGGTGCGCGCGCTGCACGCGGTGGCGCGGCACTCGGCGACCCCCGCGGTGCTGCAGGAGATGCTGGCCGTCGGGGTGGTGGCGAGGCTGCTGTACCTGGTGcaggccggcgccgccggcgagcggccGAGGGAGAGGGCGAGGGAGATGCTCAAGATGCACGCCAGGGTGTGGAGGGGCTCGCCGTGCCTGGCGTCGCACCTGGCATCCTCCTACCCTTGCTGA
- the LOC112899972 gene encoding class E vacuolar protein-sorting machinery protein HSE1-like has product MLNHSRSRPDSRSPFLHGLPPPQHAAAAAGTEELPRDPRMDPPSSSGRGPATPRRQLQGPRPPRLNVRMESHAIRKPSASGGLAPAAPAQGAQPRRDDQQQQQPPPRAPVIIYDASPKVIHAKPSEFMAIVQSLTGPGSGAPQQRQERRRQADDDDDDDVLLLDQAATAFLPPELLLSPSAAMSPAARLATIERSVRPAPDYDVGVLSGAGGGAGRDGDDGTLAAMLGPPARHPSILSPLPSALPPAAASGLFSPLPFDPSGISWLNELSPILRAASSAGPGASSSAFAAAAATNGGSRPPPPAYYSDPFVPSPRNLLATPTVPSPTAVAEFFGSLPDL; this is encoded by the coding sequence ATGTTGAACCACTCCCGCTCCCGGCCCGACTCCCGATCCCCGTTCCTCCacggcctgccgccgccgcagcacgccgccgccgcagccgggaCGGAGGAGCTCCCCCGGGACCCCCGGATGGACCCGCCGTCGTCGTCGGGGAGGGggccggccacgccgcggcggcAGCTGCAGGGCCCGCGCCCGCCCAGGCTCAACGTCAGGATGGAGTCGCACGCCATCCGGAAGCCCTCGGCGTCGGGGGGACTCGCTCCCGCGGCCCCGGCGCAGGGGGCGCAGCCGAGGCGGGAcgaccagcagcagcagcagcccccGCCGCGGGCGCCCGTGATCATCTACGACGCGTCGCCCAAGGTCATCCACGCCAAGCCCAGCGAGTTCATGGCGATCGTGCAGTCCCTCACGGGCCCGGGATCCGGCGCGCCGCAGCAGCGgcaggagcgccgccgccaggcggacgacgacgacgacgacgacgtccTGCTGCTGGACcaggcggcgacggcgttcctGCCCCCCGAGCTGCTGCTCTCGCCGTCCGCCGCCATGTCCCCGGCCGCGCGCCTCGCCACCATCGAGCGCTCCGTGCGCCCGGCGCCGGACTACGACGTGGGCGTCCTctcgggcgcaggcggcggggcCGGCCGAGACGGAGACGACGGCACGCTCGCGGCGATGCTCGGCCCCCCCGCGCGCCACCCCAGCATCCTCTCCCCGCTGCCGtccgcgctgccgcccgccgccgcgtcggGGCTCTTCTCGCCGCTGCCCTTCGACCCCAGCGGCATCAGCTGGCTCAACGAGCTCAGCCCGATCCTCCGCGCCGCGTCCTCCGCCGGCCCCGGCGCCTCCTCGTCCGccttcgctgccgccgccgcgaccaaCGGCGGAtcccggcccccgccgccggcctaCTACTCCGACCCGTTCGTCCCCAGCCCCCGCAACCTCCTCGCCACGCCCACCGTGCCGTCGCCCACCGCCGTCGCCGAGTTCTTCGGCAGCCTGCCGGATCTctag